One stretch of Alcaligenes faecalis DNA includes these proteins:
- a CDS encoding GDYXXLXY domain-containing protein: MFLTKLAWGLAVLLLASGLVTWIAANWENWGHVAKFALAQGAVLVSAGLALLFRRRSGGWGHDLGVPAALTGLAAVATGGLLALIGQTYQTGADPWQLFALWTVLIIPWVFTVRSVFLSVLWLVLINTALYLWIDVTRLGWFERTYTSQTLMALGVNALLLLAAETIWRARHDPWRILPRVAAIAVGFFIGAQVMEGDFLLGLVLFLALYGIYHYRRPDLLIMSLASFGAYGSLSALIIEHAGNAFLLIVVVIVGLGLGLLRFLQQQVVNWRRTHGGDVQAAKEDTAGVIKADAGAGTLEAAATQSTVNAAAATSPAVSTAEVLANAQASVQADAAPQAQHLAQADALDAQGSDEHHPWYLRLIKLFLFLLLPLIILLYLVVSLDLSLEVLGVLGGIMAVVSPILFAKAHTVPSRDLVGGWVACAILLLSAPIVDMRYPWPHEVSAMLAVVISTLLYRQAKGQFVLRMLLTLWALAAIEFLVIERLFDRWTMMPYWVLEMPAAVMFLAALLLGHLYLREGKKSTFWQPLFWSLLLCAQIHIVSAGALFFSMPFWDETRPYLTPAGFLLAVAPVAILAFYWRGWREQPLVYGIALLGLAALCAVWTPYPPVALALSWILAAYAWRYLSLMAVAVAMGLFCLWRLYYILNISLLDKAELLLATGVGCLVFAYLGQLGRKKVVADAPVQAAPKGILASVLLGTVLVLGVANVAIVQKERILSDGQTVLLELAPVDPRSLMQGDYMSLNFALSENLSYLAWRLPKDAVAKIDSQQWVVIGVQLDENKVAKMKGVYLELDGQERLWSEEGPVAETGDVMRLRMRRHRNNWTPGTDAWFFAEGAADRFDAARYGEFAVVENGQSLLRAMLDKDRQAIK; this comes from the coding sequence TTATCAGACTGGCGCAGACCCTTGGCAGCTTTTCGCATTGTGGACTGTGCTGATCATACCTTGGGTATTCACAGTGCGCAGTGTCTTTCTGTCCGTGCTGTGGCTGGTACTGATCAATACCGCCTTGTACCTATGGATAGATGTGACCCGCCTGGGCTGGTTTGAGCGCACCTATACCTCGCAGACCTTGATGGCTCTGGGGGTGAATGCGCTGCTCTTGCTGGCGGCCGAAACCATCTGGCGTGCGCGTCATGACCCGTGGCGCATCTTGCCGCGTGTGGCGGCAATTGCGGTGGGCTTTTTCATCGGTGCCCAGGTCATGGAGGGCGACTTCCTGCTGGGACTGGTCCTGTTCCTGGCGCTGTACGGTATTTATCATTACCGTCGCCCTGACCTGCTGATCATGTCGTTGGCCTCCTTCGGGGCTTATGGTTCCTTGAGTGCGCTGATCATCGAGCATGCGGGGAATGCCTTCCTCTTGATTGTGGTGGTGATTGTGGGCCTGGGCCTGGGGCTGCTGCGTTTCTTGCAGCAGCAGGTCGTCAATTGGCGACGGACTCATGGCGGTGATGTGCAGGCTGCTAAAGAAGATACGGCGGGCGTTATCAAGGCGGACGCAGGTGCTGGGACGCTTGAAGCGGCTGCAACTCAATCAACCGTCAACGCAGCAGCGGCAACAAGTCCTGCGGTTTCAACAGCAGAGGTCCTGGCCAATGCTCAGGCCAGCGTTCAGGCTGATGCCGCTCCCCAAGCGCAACATCTGGCCCAGGCAGATGCACTGGATGCCCAAGGCAGTGACGAACATCACCCTTGGTATCTGCGGCTGATCAAGCTGTTCCTGTTTCTGTTGCTGCCGCTGATCATCCTGCTGTATCTGGTCGTCTCGCTGGATTTGAGCCTGGAAGTGCTGGGTGTATTGGGCGGGATCATGGCGGTGGTGTCCCCGATTCTGTTTGCCAAAGCGCATACGGTGCCTAGCCGGGATCTGGTGGGCGGCTGGGTGGCGTGCGCGATCCTGCTGCTTAGTGCGCCCATTGTGGACATGCGTTATCCCTGGCCCCATGAAGTCAGCGCCATGCTGGCTGTGGTGATCAGCACTTTGCTGTACAGACAGGCCAAGGGCCAGTTTGTGCTGCGCATGTTGCTGACACTCTGGGCTTTGGCCGCGATCGAGTTCCTGGTGATCGAGCGCCTGTTTGATCGCTGGACCATGATGCCTTACTGGGTGCTGGAAATGCCCGCGGCCGTCATGTTCTTGGCGGCGTTGCTGCTGGGACATCTCTATTTGCGCGAGGGCAAGAAGTCCACTTTCTGGCAGCCCCTGTTCTGGTCCTTGTTGCTGTGCGCTCAAATCCACATTGTGTCTGCAGGCGCCCTGTTTTTCTCCATGCCCTTCTGGGATGAAACCCGCCCTTATCTGACACCAGCCGGTTTCCTGCTGGCGGTGGCTCCAGTAGCCATCCTGGCGTTTTACTGGCGCGGTTGGCGCGAACAGCCTCTGGTCTATGGCATTGCTTTGCTGGGCCTGGCTGCCTTGTGCGCAGTCTGGACGCCCTATCCGCCTGTGGCCTTGGCCCTGAGCTGGATTCTGGCCGCATACGCCTGGCGTTACCTGAGCTTGATGGCCGTGGCGGTAGCCATGGGCTTGTTCTGCCTGTGGCGCCTGTATTACATCCTGAACATCAGCCTGTTGGACAAGGCCGAGCTGTTGTTGGCAACTGGCGTAGGCTGCCTGGTGTTTGCTTACCTGGGCCAGTTGGGACGTAAGAAAGTGGTGGCAGATGCGCCGGTGCAGGCAGCTCCTAAAGGCATTCTGGCCAGCGTGTTGCTGGGGACTGTGCTGGTACTGGGCGTGGCTAATGTGGCCATTGTGCAAAAAGAACGGATCCTGAGCGACGGCCAGACTGTATTGCTGGAGCTGGCCCCTGTGGACCCGCGCTCCTTGATGCAGGGCGACTATATGTCCTTGAATTTTGCCCTGTCGGAAAACCTGTCTTATCTGGCCTGGCGCTTGCCCAAGGATGCCGTCGCCAAGATTGACTCCCAGCAGTGGGTCGTGATTGGCGTACAGCTGGATGAGAACAAGGTGGCGAAGATGAAAGGTGTTTATCTGGAGCTGGATGGCCAGGAGCGTCTATGGAGCGAAGAAGGCCCCGTGGCTGAAACGGGCGATGTGATGCGCTTGCGCATGCGTCGTCACCGCAATAACTGGACGCCCGGCACGGATGCCTGGTTCTTTGCGGAAGGCGCGGCAGATCGCTTTGATGCGGCCCGTTACGGCGAGTTTGCCGTGGTCGAGAACGGCCAAAGCTTGCTGCGTGCGATGCTGGACAAGGACAGACAGGCCATCAAGTAA
- a CDS encoding DUF494 family protein, producing the protein MFDILVYLFETYYNPQSCPKAEVLAHKLAAIGFEDEDINDALGWLHALGETSQQCQPTAQLSPNSQRIFSEHEQNVLGADAMGFITFLQNSGALTAHLREILIESAMTVDESPVSLDKIKIVALMVLWSHEAEIDHLIFEELLSDDSTRQSH; encoded by the coding sequence ATGTTTGATATCCTGGTTTATCTATTCGAGACGTATTACAACCCCCAGTCCTGTCCCAAGGCGGAGGTTCTGGCCCACAAATTGGCCGCTATTGGCTTTGAAGACGAGGACATCAACGACGCACTGGGCTGGTTACATGCACTGGGCGAGACCTCGCAACAGTGTCAGCCTACGGCTCAACTCAGTCCCAACAGTCAGCGTATTTTTTCCGAGCACGAACAAAATGTGCTGGGCGCTGACGCGATGGGTTTCATCACCTTTTTGCAAAATTCCGGCGCTCTTACCGCCCACCTGCGCGAAATTCTGATTGAAAGCGCCATGACGGTGGACGAAAGCCCGGTCTCGTTGGACAAAATAAAAATTGTCGCCCTGATGGTTTTGTGGAGCCACGAAGCCGAAATCGATCACCTGATCTTTGAAGAGCTGCTCAGCGACGACTCCACCCGTCAGTCCCACTAA
- the gluQRS gene encoding tRNA glutamyl-Q(34) synthetase GluQRS — protein MTAQPLTPYCGRFAPSPSGPLHEGSLVAAMASYLDARAQNGRWLLRIEDIDTPRVVAGADQIIMQQLQGLGMHWDGEVIWQSQRLARYQEVFDGLRERNLVYGCTCTRQEILAASMPVAPDSHEYPYAGTCRHGIPADRTIRAWRLRVPEGVEHFTDRWAGPQQQDVAKEVGDYILKRADKLWAYQFVVVIDDADSQITDVVRGADLLSSTARQRVLQKVLGLPVPRTLHVPLACDEQGRKLSKQNHAPAFDLDHPMETLQRVWAFLGFAPLAANTLDEFWSQAISAWAQRFPLPAEPSPNN, from the coding sequence ATGACCGCCCAGCCCCTTACCCCCTACTGTGGTCGCTTTGCGCCTAGTCCCAGTGGTCCCTTGCACGAGGGTTCGCTGGTTGCCGCCATGGCCAGCTACCTGGATGCACGTGCCCAGAACGGGCGCTGGCTACTGCGCATTGAAGATATAGACACGCCACGCGTGGTTGCGGGGGCCGACCAGATCATCATGCAGCAGCTCCAAGGTCTGGGCATGCACTGGGATGGCGAGGTGATTTGGCAAAGTCAGCGGCTGGCACGCTATCAGGAAGTGTTTGATGGCCTGCGCGAGCGGAATCTGGTCTACGGCTGCACCTGCACCCGTCAGGAGATTCTGGCGGCTTCCATGCCAGTCGCCCCGGATTCGCACGAATATCCCTATGCAGGCACCTGCCGCCACGGCATCCCGGCAGACCGTACCATCCGTGCATGGCGGCTACGTGTCCCGGAAGGGGTGGAACACTTCACCGATCGCTGGGCCGGGCCGCAACAGCAGGACGTAGCCAAAGAAGTAGGGGACTACATTCTTAAGCGCGCCGACAAGCTCTGGGCCTACCAGTTTGTTGTAGTCATTGATGATGCGGACAGCCAGATCACCGATGTTGTGCGCGGCGCCGACTTGCTCAGCTCCACAGCCCGCCAGCGCGTCTTGCAAAAAGTCCTGGGCCTGCCTGTCCCGCGCACGTTGCACGTGCCGCTGGCCTGCGATGAACAAGGCCGCAAGCTCTCCAAACAGAACCATGCCCCGGCCTTTGACCTGGACCATCCAATGGAGACGCTGCAACGGGTCTGGGCTTTTCTGGGTTTTGCTCCCTTGGCTGCGAACACCCTGGACGAATTCTGGAGTCAGGCCATCAGCGCCTGGGCGCAGCGCTTCCCGCTGCCTGCGGAGCCAAGCCCGAACAACTGA
- a CDS encoding acetyl-CoA carboxylase biotin carboxylase subunit produces MFQTLLIANRGEIACRVAATARSLGLRTVAVYSDADADAQHVRACDQAVRIGGPEPRDSYLKIDAILEAARATGANAIHPGYGFLSENEHFARACEEAGIIFVGPPAQAIAAMGSKSAAKSLMEKAGVPLVPGYHGDNQDPDFLHQQADNIGYPVLIKASAGGGGKGMRIVEESGAFLEALRSCQREAASSFSDDRVLIERYITKPRHIEIQVFGDQHGEYVYLFERDCSVQRRHQKVIEEAPAPGMTPERRQAMGEAAIAAARAVNYVGAGTVEFIAEQDGRFYFMEMNTRLQVEHPVTELITGHDLVEWQLRVADGQPLPAKQDELSINGHAIEVRIYAENPDKDFLPSIGTLRSLQYPAHASFTSGDVRIDSGVREGSVISPFYDPMIAKVITHGADREQARRRLIRTLADTQVAGVHTNKTFLQRLLGDEAFAQADLDTGLIPRRHDALFPSNQDVPASVLAFAACAVLTHQGMSGQAQNSDPWAVHDAWRLSGDYDQKVALQLGEQAHEVVLQRRENQWQITLGETQHALRWQAEARADLAKTLTLRLWLDQVEYRAQVLQDGEHLQVAQAGSDWTLAVVDTLASAGTNSQEAHGGRLTAPMPGKIIALNVEPGTSVKQGDVLLVMEAMKMEHSIQAPADGTVAELFFAVGDQVPEGAELVTMES; encoded by the coding sequence GTGTTTCAGACCCTGCTGATAGCCAATCGCGGTGAAATTGCCTGCCGGGTGGCCGCCACTGCCCGCAGCCTGGGGCTGCGTACCGTTGCGGTTTACTCCGACGCGGACGCCGACGCCCAGCACGTACGTGCTTGTGATCAAGCCGTACGCATCGGTGGCCCCGAGCCACGCGACAGTTACTTGAAGATCGACGCCATTCTGGAAGCCGCCCGTGCCACTGGCGCGAATGCCATCCACCCTGGCTATGGTTTTCTGTCCGAGAACGAGCACTTTGCTCGCGCTTGTGAAGAAGCCGGCATTATTTTTGTAGGCCCACCTGCTCAAGCCATTGCGGCCATGGGTAGCAAATCCGCCGCCAAATCCCTGATGGAAAAAGCCGGTGTGCCTTTGGTGCCCGGTTACCACGGCGACAACCAGGACCCCGACTTCCTGCACCAGCAAGCCGACAACATCGGCTACCCCGTGCTGATCAAAGCCAGTGCTGGCGGTGGCGGCAAGGGCATGCGCATTGTGGAAGAATCCGGCGCATTTCTGGAAGCCTTGCGCTCTTGCCAGCGCGAAGCTGCCAGCAGCTTTAGCGACGACCGCGTGCTGATCGAACGCTACATCACCAAGCCACGCCATATCGAAATCCAGGTCTTTGGTGACCAACATGGCGAGTACGTCTACCTGTTCGAGCGCGATTGTTCTGTACAGCGCCGTCACCAGAAAGTGATTGAAGAAGCCCCCGCCCCCGGCATGACGCCCGAGCGTCGCCAGGCCATGGGCGAAGCCGCCATTGCTGCGGCCCGCGCAGTGAACTATGTGGGCGCAGGCACGGTGGAGTTCATTGCCGAGCAGGACGGACGTTTCTACTTCATGGAAATGAATACCCGCCTGCAAGTGGAACACCCGGTCACCGAACTGATTACCGGCCACGATCTGGTGGAATGGCAGCTTCGTGTGGCCGACGGCCAGCCTTTGCCTGCCAAACAGGACGAGCTGAGCATCAACGGCCACGCCATCGAGGTGCGTATCTACGCAGAAAACCCCGATAAGGACTTCCTGCCGTCCATCGGTACGCTGCGCAGCTTGCAGTACCCCGCCCACGCGTCCTTTACCTCTGGTGATGTGCGTATCGACAGCGGTGTGCGTGAAGGCAGCGTGATCAGCCCCTTCTACGATCCCATGATCGCCAAGGTCATCACCCATGGTGCTGATCGTGAACAGGCCCGTCGTCGCCTGATTCGCACGCTGGCTGACACTCAGGTGGCCGGTGTACACACCAACAAGACCTTCCTGCAACGCTTGCTGGGCGATGAAGCCTTTGCCCAGGCCGATCTGGATACGGGTCTGATCCCACGTCGTCACGATGCGCTGTTCCCCAGCAATCAGGACGTTCCGGCTTCTGTCTTGGCCTTTGCCGCCTGCGCCGTGCTGACTCACCAAGGTATGAGCGGGCAAGCCCAAAACTCCGACCCGTGGGCCGTACACGACGCCTGGCGTCTGAGCGGGGACTACGACCAGAAAGTGGCCCTGCAACTGGGCGAGCAAGCCCACGAAGTTGTGCTGCAACGTCGTGAAAACCAGTGGCAGATCACGCTGGGCGAAACCCAACACGCGCTGCGCTGGCAAGCCGAGGCAAGGGCTGATCTGGCCAAAACCCTGACTTTGCGTCTGTGGCTGGATCAGGTCGAATACCGCGCCCAGGTGCTGCAAGATGGCGAGCATCTGCAAGTTGCCCAGGCCGGTTCGGACTGGACTCTGGCCGTGGTCGACACCCTGGCCAGTGCTGGCACCAACAGTCAGGAAGCCCACGGTGGCCGCCTGACCGCTCCCATGCCAGGCAAGATTATTGCCCTGAATGTGGAACCCGGCACCAGCGTCAAACAGGGCGATGTGCTGCTGGTGATGGAAGCCATGAAAATGGAACACTCCATTCAGGCACCTGCCGATGGCACTGTAGCCGAGCTGTTCTTTGCGGTGGGCGATCAAGTGCCCGAAGGCGCAGAACTGGTCACAATGGAGAGCTAA
- a CDS encoding carboxyl transferase domain-containing protein yields MSVIESRINPRSQDFQDNASIMQALILDLRQKLQKTALGGSESSRQRHVGRGKLLPRERVERLLDPGTPFLELSPLAAQDVYNNESPGAGIITGIGRIAGIECVVVCNDATVKGGTYYPLTVKKHLRAQEIAQQNNLPCVYLVDSGGANLPNQEDVFPDRDHFGRIFYNQANMSAQGIAQIAVVMGSCTAGGAYVPAMSDESIIVRDQGTIFLGGPPLVKAATGEEVSAEDLGGGDVHTRLSGVADHLAENDLHALELARRCVGRLNREKKLPWPLKEVREPRYDPQELNGIIPADTRKPYDVREVIARIVDDSDFDEFKARFGTTLVTGFAHIHGMPVGIIANNGILFSEAAQKGAHFIELCCQRKTPLVFLQNITGFMVGRKYENEGIARHGAKLVTAVSTAAVPKFTVILGGSFGAGNYGMCGRAFSPRLLFLWPNARISVMGGEQAASVLATVRRDGLEARGQSWSAEEEEAFKAPIREQYEHEGHPYYATARLWDDGIIQPSDTRRVLALGLSAALNAPIEDTRFGVFRM; encoded by the coding sequence ATGTCAGTTATTGAATCCCGCATCAATCCGCGTTCCCAAGACTTTCAGGACAACGCCTCAATCATGCAGGCCCTGATCCTTGATCTGCGCCAAAAGCTACAGAAAACCGCCTTGGGTGGGTCCGAATCCTCCCGGCAACGCCATGTGGGTCGCGGCAAGCTGCTGCCCCGCGAGCGCGTCGAACGTCTGCTTGATCCCGGCACTCCCTTTCTGGAGCTCTCGCCTCTGGCTGCCCAGGATGTCTATAACAACGAGTCTCCCGGTGCCGGCATCATCACGGGCATCGGCCGCATTGCAGGCATTGAATGCGTAGTGGTCTGCAACGACGCGACGGTCAAGGGCGGTACTTACTATCCGCTGACGGTGAAGAAGCATTTGCGTGCCCAGGAAATTGCCCAACAGAACAATCTGCCTTGCGTGTACCTGGTGGACTCGGGCGGGGCCAACCTGCCCAACCAGGAAGACGTGTTCCCGGACCGTGACCACTTTGGCCGCATCTTCTACAACCAGGCCAATATGTCGGCCCAGGGCATTGCACAGATCGCCGTGGTAATGGGTTCGTGTACCGCTGGCGGTGCCTACGTTCCGGCCATGAGCGATGAGTCCATCATCGTGCGCGACCAGGGCACCATCTTCCTGGGTGGCCCGCCACTGGTGAAAGCCGCAACAGGTGAAGAAGTCAGCGCCGAGGACCTGGGCGGTGGCGATGTGCACACCCGTCTGTCCGGCGTGGCCGACCATCTTGCCGAGAACGATCTGCATGCGCTGGAGCTGGCACGCCGCTGCGTCGGCCGCCTGAACCGCGAGAAAAAACTGCCCTGGCCGCTGAAAGAAGTCCGCGAGCCACGTTACGACCCGCAAGAACTGAACGGCATCATCCCGGCCGACACCCGCAAGCCCTACGATGTGCGTGAAGTGATCGCCCGCATTGTGGATGACTCGGATTTTGATGAATTCAAGGCCCGCTTTGGCACCACCCTGGTAACCGGCTTTGCTCATATCCACGGCATGCCCGTGGGCATCATCGCCAATAACGGCATTCTGTTCTCGGAAGCGGCACAGAAGGGCGCGCACTTCATTGAACTGTGCTGCCAGCGCAAGACGCCTTTGGTGTTTCTGCAAAACATCACCGGCTTCATGGTGGGCCGCAAGTACGAGAACGAAGGGATTGCCCGTCATGGCGCCAAGCTGGTCACCGCCGTGTCTACCGCGGCCGTGCCCAAGTTCACCGTGATTCTGGGCGGCTCCTTTGGTGCCGGTAACTACGGTATGTGTGGCCGTGCCTTCAGCCCGCGCCTGCTGTTCCTCTGGCCCAATGCCCGTATCTCGGTCATGGGTGGTGAACAGGCGGCCAGCGTGCTGGCTACCGTGCGCCGTGATGGCCTGGAAGCTCGTGGCCAAAGCTGGAGCGCCGAGGAAGAAGAAGCCTTCAAGGCCCCCATCCGCGAACAATACGAACATGAAGGCCACCCCTACTACGCCACCGCGCGTTTGTGGGATGACGGCATCATCCAGCCTTCGGATACCCGGCGCGTTCTGGCCCTGGGCCTGTCCGCCGCCTTGAACGCCCCTATTGAAGACACCCGCTTTGGCGTGTTCCGCATGTAA
- a CDS encoding acetyl-CoA C-acyltransferase — MTNSVVIVSIARTPMGGMMGSLSDLAAHELGAVAIKAAMERSGIQADKVDEVIMGNVLQAGQGQAPARQAALGAGLPQGVACTTIHKVCGSGLKAAMFAHDLLKAGSVDVVVAGGQESMSNAPYLLLKGREGYRYGHSTVYDHMAMDGLEDAYSRGTAMGVFAEDCASKYEFSREEQDAYALESLRRARQASDDGSFEWEIAPVTIAGRKGDVVVAKDEAPTKAMPEKIPTLRPAFKKDGTITAANASSISDGAAAMVITTEEKAKELGATPLARIVAHTQHAQEPAWFTTAPVAAIQKLLDKTGWSVADVDLFEINEAFAVVTMAAMKELNIPHDKVNIHGGATALGHPIGASGARLLATLIGALRKTGGKRGIASLCIGGGEAVALAVELV, encoded by the coding sequence ATGACTAATTCCGTTGTCATCGTCTCGATCGCCCGCACCCCTATGGGCGGCATGATGGGTAGCCTGTCCGATCTGGCCGCCCACGAACTGGGCGCCGTCGCCATCAAGGCGGCCATGGAGCGCTCGGGCATTCAGGCCGACAAGGTCGACGAAGTGATCATGGGTAACGTGCTGCAAGCCGGTCAGGGCCAGGCCCCTGCACGCCAGGCAGCCTTGGGCGCCGGTCTGCCCCAGGGCGTGGCTTGCACCACCATTCACAAGGTTTGCGGTTCCGGTCTGAAAGCCGCCATGTTTGCCCACGACCTGCTCAAGGCAGGCAGCGTGGACGTGGTGGTGGCAGGTGGTCAGGAAAGCATGAGCAATGCCCCTTACCTGCTGCTCAAGGGCCGCGAAGGCTACCGCTACGGTCACTCCACCGTGTATGACCACATGGCCATGGACGGCCTGGAAGATGCGTACAGCCGTGGCACCGCCATGGGTGTGTTCGCTGAAGACTGCGCCAGCAAATACGAATTCAGCCGCGAAGAGCAGGACGCCTACGCATTGGAATCGCTGCGCCGCGCTCGCCAAGCCAGCGATGACGGCAGCTTTGAATGGGAAATTGCGCCAGTCACTATCGCTGGTCGCAAGGGTGATGTCGTTGTGGCCAAGGACGAAGCCCCCACCAAAGCCATGCCCGAGAAAATCCCGACGCTGCGTCCCGCTTTCAAGAAAGACGGCACGATTACTGCTGCCAACGCCTCGTCCATTTCGGACGGTGCCGCCGCCATGGTGATCACCACCGAAGAGAAAGCCAAGGAACTGGGCGCCACGCCACTGGCCCGCATTGTGGCTCACACCCAGCACGCTCAGGAACCCGCCTGGTTCACGACCGCACCTGTGGCCGCTATCCAGAAGCTGCTGGATAAAACCGGCTGGAGCGTGGCCGATGTTGATCTGTTCGAGATCAACGAAGCCTTTGCCGTGGTCACCATGGCCGCCATGAAAGAGCTGAACATCCCGCACGACAAGGTCAATATCCACGGTGGCGCCACTGCCCTGGGTCACCCTATCGGTGCATCGGGTGCTCGCCTTCTGGCAACCTTGATCGGCGCACTGCGCAAGACCGGCGGCAAGCGCGGTATTGCCTCGCTGTGCATTGGCGGTGGCGAAGCTGTCGCCCTGGCCGTCGAGCTGGTTTAA
- the aceK gene encoding bifunctional isocitrate dehydrogenase kinase/phosphatase: protein MTAIQVAQAMLDGFNRHYALFRYSAQRAKSLYESGDWHGIQQLSRERIEYYATRVRECASMLSQNLRLHQPTPSDPAHLDEAQQQLWLQAKAEFVRLLSGHRQPECAETFFNSVSCRVLHRHYFRNEFIFVRPAVATDYLDGALPSYRVYYPTEEGLEASLTSMLADFGLAAPFADLPRDVRTLARMAVRQLCRRLPRGYGSRIGSDCQIQVLNSLFFRNKGAYVVGRLINQGEVLPFSIAILHRPSGHLYIDALLHTTDDLSTLFSFTRAYFLVDMEAPSAYVDFLSSLLPRKPKAELYTAIGLQKQGKTLFYRDFLHHLSHSHDHFDLAPGIAGMVMTVFTLPSYPYVFKLIRDRIQKQGMDHATVRSKYQLVKKHDRVGRMADTWDYAQVALPKARFSQALLKELRREVPSLLEESEDTILLRHVYIERRMTPLNLYLNKASDPALNAAVEQYGKAIRELAAADIFPGDMLFKNFGVTRLGRVVFYDYDEIQHMREMNFRAIPPAPNEEAEMASEPWYPIGPNDVFPEEFGYFLLTDPRIRKAFMAHHAELLEPEWWTQCRLRVTQGRIENIFPYNKDRQLHEFAKRAPVSSLQPGVFHD from the coding sequence ATGACGGCTATCCAGGTGGCCCAGGCCATGCTGGATGGGTTCAATCGCCACTATGCGCTGTTTCGCTACAGCGCCCAGCGCGCCAAGTCTTTATACGAATCAGGCGACTGGCATGGTATTCAGCAGCTCTCGCGCGAACGTATCGAGTACTACGCCACACGGGTGCGCGAATGCGCATCCATGCTTAGCCAGAACCTGCGTCTGCATCAGCCCACGCCATCCGATCCGGCTCATCTGGACGAGGCCCAGCAGCAATTGTGGTTGCAGGCCAAGGCTGAATTTGTGCGTTTGCTCTCGGGCCACCGCCAGCCAGAGTGTGCGGAGACCTTTTTCAACTCCGTCTCCTGCCGCGTGCTGCACCGGCACTACTTCCGCAACGAATTCATTTTCGTGCGACCAGCCGTTGCCACGGATTATCTGGACGGTGCGCTGCCTTCGTATCGGGTCTACTACCCCACCGAAGAAGGTCTGGAAGCCAGCCTGACCAGTATGCTGGCCGACTTCGGCCTGGCCGCCCCCTTTGCCGACCTGCCGCGCGATGTGCGCACGCTGGCTCGTATGGCCGTGCGCCAACTGTGCCGCCGTCTGCCGCGCGGCTATGGCTCGCGCATTGGCTCGGATTGCCAGATTCAGGTGCTGAACTCCCTGTTCTTCCGCAACAAGGGTGCCTATGTAGTGGGCCGCCTGATCAATCAGGGTGAAGTGCTGCCGTTTTCGATTGCCATCCTGCATCGCCCCTCGGGACACTTGTATATAGACGCCTTGCTGCACACCACGGACGACCTGTCCACGCTGTTCAGCTTTACCCGCGCCTATTTTCTGGTCGATATGGAAGCGCCGTCGGCCTATGTGGACTTCCTGTCCAGCCTGCTGCCCCGCAAGCCCAAGGCCGAGCTGTACACCGCCATCGGCCTGCAGAAGCAGGGCAAGACCCTGTTCTACCGCGACTTTCTGCATCACCTGTCGCACTCGCACGATCACTTTGATCTGGCACCCGGTATTGCCGGTATGGTGATGACGGTATTCACCCTGCCGTCCTACCCCTATGTGTTCAAGCTGATCCGCGACCGCATTCAAAAGCAGGGCATGGACCACGCCACGGTGCGCAGCAAATACCAACTGGTCAAAAAACATGATCGTGTCGGACGCATGGCCGACACCTGGGATTACGCCCAGGTAGCCTTGCCCAAGGCGCGTTTTTCGCAAGCCTTGCTGAAAGAGCTGCGCCGCGAAGTGCCCAGCCTGCTGGAAGAGTCCGAAGACACCATCTTGCTGCGCCACGTCTACATTGAGCGGCGCATGACCCCGCTGAACCTGTATCTGAACAAGGCCAGCGACCCCGCCCTGAATGCCGCCGTGGAACAGTACGGCAAGGCCATCCGGGAGCTGGCCGCCGCCGACATCTTCCCAGGCGATATGCTGTTCAAGAACTTTGGTGTGACCCGTCTGGGCCGCGTCGTCTTCTATGACTACGACGAAATCCAGCACATGCGCGAGATGAACTTCCGCGCCATCCCGCCCGCACCTAACGAAGAAGCCGAAATGGCCAGCGAACCCTGGTACCCCATCGGCCCGAACGATGTATTTCCCGAAGAATTCGGCTACTTTCTATTGACCGACCCGCGCATTCGCAAAGCCTTCATGGCCCACCACGCAGAACTGCTGGAGCCTGAATGGTGGACTCAGTGCCGCTTGCGAGTGACACAAGGTCGGATCGAAAATATTTTTCCATATAACAAAGATCGGCAGCTGCACGAGTTTGCCAAGCGCGCGCCGGTCTCCTCTTTGCAACCAGGAGTCTTTCATGACTAA